A window of Micromonospora eburnea genomic DNA:
CCGGTCGCGGTGGCCAGGAACTCGAACATGTCCAGGTCGATGCTGACCAGGCCGGACGGGTCGAGGTCCCGGCCGTCGAAGCGCAGCGGCAGGTGGTCACGGATCCAGGCTGCCGCGACTCCGTCAACGGCGAACAGCCGGTCGACCCGCCACACCTCCGATTCCGGCTGAAGGCCGAACAGCTTGGCGCAGTCGGCCGGGCACTTCGCCCGGCTGACCGCGGCGTCCTGCAGGGTCGGCCGGTGGCCGGAGGCGGTGATCCGGTCCCGGAGCGCGGTGACGTCGCCGATTGACACCGGCACCCGCTCGGCGCCGTCGTGCACGAACGTGCCGATGCCCCAGGTACGGGTCACCATCCCCTCGGCGGCGAGCTGGCCGAGCACCTCACGCACCGTCGCCCGGCTGACCTCCAGCCGGTCGGCGAGTTCCCGCTCGTTGGGCAGCTTGTCGCCCGACCGGAACTCGCGGCCGATCAGCTCACGCAGCCGACCGTGCGCGGTCTGTAGCGCGGTCTCGCGCCGAGCCATCCGCTCTCACCTCTCCGTTTCTCGCCGCCGGCCGCGGCGTACGGAGTCTAGTTCCTGACTTCCCCGTACGCCGATCGACCGAAAGGCGTTACCAGACCTGTTCCAGCACCCGGAGGGTGTTGCCGCCGATCACCTTCGCGATCTCGTCGTCGGAGTAGTCGTGCTTGACCAGCCAGCCGACGATGTTCCCGAACGCCTCACCCGGGTTCTCCAGCCCGGAGACATACTCCACCCGAGGGTGCTCCGGCCGGTTTCCGGCGTCGTGGGCGTAGTTGCCCGCGTACGTGTTGTGCACGCCGACGTGGTCGCCGAACATGGTGTCCGGCCCGAAGCTGACGTGGTCGATGCCGACCAGCTCCACGCAGTAGGTGAAGTGGTCCATCACCGACTCGATCGAGTGGTGCGGGTGGTCCGCCGAGAGCGTGGTGTGCGGAGCGGCCTCG
This region includes:
- a CDS encoding GntR family transcriptional regulator yields the protein MARRETALQTAHGRLRELIGREFRSGDKLPNERELADRLEVSRATVREVLGQLAAEGMVTRTWGIGTFVHDGAERVPVSIGDVTALRDRITASGHRPTLQDAAVSRAKCPADCAKLFGLQPESEVWRVDRLFAVDGVAAAWIRDHLPLRFDGRDLDPSGLVSIDLDMFEFLATATGMPVRRAEIDLAAVLADEEATARLGVAAGHPLITGTQIGYGAGGAPLFHGHITVRTDVLTLRISRGEMAPQSVR